A portion of the Juglans microcarpa x Juglans regia isolate MS1-56 chromosome 1D, Jm3101_v1.0, whole genome shotgun sequence genome contains these proteins:
- the LOC121262062 gene encoding nuclear transcription factor Y subunit A-3-like — MQNLCKKESVVSFPYSASPYFLGSPSWENSAESHVEQSSMSRILSMKMGVSPQHFHNTKQLNFQFQDQDSSSTQSTGESYPEVVSMGERNPCVQGIVSPQSGKPVGGVIKSVSPIGTQDFVFSPSQLDYSQSIAHIPFHYADPYFGGLLAAAYGQQSIIHPSQMIGVAPTRVPLPLDLIDDEPIYVNAKQYHAILRRRQYRARLEAQNKVIKDRKPYLHESRHLHALKRARGSGGRFLNTKELQESKQIPMSNGLDVSGSAQPLLTRDMAESEVHLPENYRDRAPTTSCSDVTSASNSDDIFQQPEFRFSGYPSSFGKTMQVHLVDMHDGGGGGGEHHLR, encoded by the exons ATGCAGAACTTGTGTAAGAAAGAATCTGTTGTAAGTTTTCCCTATTCTGCATCCCCATACTTTCTTGGTAGCCCATCATGGGAGAATTCTGCCGAGTCGCATGTTGAGCAATCATCTATGTCCAGAATTCTAAGCATGAAGATGGGAGTTTCACCGCAACATTTTCATAACACCAAGCAATTGAATTTTCAATTCCAAGATCAGGATTCGTCCTCAACTCAATCAACCGGTGAATCATATCCTGAAGTGGTTAGTATGGGAGAAAGAAACCCGTGTGTACAAGGCATAGTTTCACCACAATCAG GGAAGCCTGTTGGGGGTGTCATCAAATCTGTCTCACCAATTGGTACTCAGGATTTTGTCTTCTCACCTTCACAGCTTGATTATAGCCAATCAATT GCTCACATTCCATTCCATTATGCAGATCCGTATTTTGGCGGTTTACTGGCTGCTGCTTATGGACAACAGTCTATT ATTCATCCTTCCCAAATGATAGGGGTGGCACCTACACGAGTGCCCCTACCTCTTGATCTTATAGATGATGAACCCATTTATGTCAATGCAAAACAATACCATGCAATTCTCAGACGGAGACAGTATCGAGCCAGGCTTGAAGCTCAGAACAAAGTCATCAAAGATCGGAAG CCATATCTTCATGAATCTCGTCATCTTCATGCATTGAAGAGGGCTAGGGGATCTGGTGGACGCTTTCTTAACACAAAGGAGCTCCAAGAATCCAAGCAAATTCCAATGAGCAATGGGCTAGATGTCTCAGGCTCTGCTCAGCCACTTTTGACTAGAGATATGGCAGAATCTGAAGTTCATCTGCCAGAGAACTATAGAGACAGAGCACCCACCACCTCTTGCTCTGATGTGACTAGTGCCTCCAACAGTGACGACATCTTCCAGCAGCCAGAATTCAGGTTCTCTGGCTACCCTTCTTCCTTTGGCAAGACTATGCAAGTTCACTTGGTTGATATgcatgatggtggtggtggtggtggtgagcaTCACCTCCGTTGA